CAGCTTGGTCGGAGGAGGGAAGGAATCGCCGCTCGCAGGAGCTCGGGGCCTCGAGTGGAACGAGGTGACGCGGCCCGACGGGCCCGCCTTGGCACCGTCGCCGCCGGCCTCGTCGAACGACGCCGACCTCGCAATGATCATCTACACCTCCGGCTCCACGGGATTCCCGAAGGGTGTGATGATGGCGCACTCGAACGTCGTCAACGTCTCGGCCTCCATCATCCAATATCTCGAGAATTCAAGCAGCGACATCATCCTGTCGGTATTGCCCCTTTCCTTCGGGTATGGGCTCTACCAGCTTCTGGTTACGATCCGGAGCGGGGGCACGCTCGTCCTCGAGCGCACCTTCGCCTATCCCGCCCGCATCATGGAGATGCTCGCCCAGGAGCAGGTCACCGGCTTTCCGATCATCCCCACGATGGCGGCCCTGATGCTTCAGATGAAGGGACTGAAACCGGGACAGTTTCCGCGGCTTCGGTATATAACGAACGCGGCCGCCGCTCTGCCTCCCGCGCACATCCGCGCGATCCGGGATCTTTTCCCGAGTACCAAGCTCTACTCCATGTACGGCCAGACGGAGTGCACGCGCGTCTGTTATCTGCCCCCACACCTTCTGGAGAAGAAGCCGGGCTCGGTCGGCATCGCGATTCCCAACACGGAGGTCTACATCGTGAACGAGTCGTCCGAGCGCGTCGGCCCCGGGGTGGTGGGGGAGCTCGTGGTGCGCGGACCGCATGTGATGCGGGGATACTGGGAACGCGACGAGGAGACGGCGCGTGCCCTTCGACCCGGCCCGCTGCCGGGCGAGCGAGTTCTCCATACGGGCGACCTCTTCACCATGGACGCGGAGGGCTGCCTCTATTTCGTCAGCCGCAAAGACGACATCATCAAGACGAGGGGCGAAAAGGTCAGCCCGAAGGAAGTCGAGACGGTCATCGCCTCGCTGCCGGGCGTGGCGGAGGCTGCGGTCGTCGGCATGCCGGATCCGGTCCTCGGGGAAGCCGTCAAGGCGATCGTGGTCGTTCGCGCGGGCGCCAAGGTCTCCGCCCAGGACGTGCTGAGACACTGCGCGGGGCGCCTCGAGACGTTCATGATTCCGAAGCTCGTGGAGTTCCGCGAATCGCTTCCGCACACGCCCAACGGAAAGGTCAACAAGCGTGAGCTACGCCTCCAGGCGGCCGGGGAGGTGCCCTCATGAGCCCTCCCAAGTTCTCCCATAAGGCTCTGGAGCTCGATGCCGCCCGTTCGTGCTCCGAGATCGAAGCCGCCATTCGAGACCAAGTGACTCAGAAGCTTCGTCTCCGCGGCGCGGTCGTCGGGCTCTCGGGAGGAATCGACAGTAGCGTCGTGGCCGCCCTATGCGCCCGAGCGCTGGGACCCGACCGCGTCCTGGGCATCTTCATGCCGGAGGCCGATAGCTCGGGCGAGACCACCGGCCTGGGCCGGTCGGTCGCGAAGTCCCTGGGAATCGAGAGCGTCCTCGAGGATATCTCGGGTGTGCTCGAGGCCGCCGGCTGCTACCAGCGGCGGGACGACGCGATTCGCTCGGTCCTCCCCGAATACGGGGCCGGGTACAAGAGCAAGATTGTCCTGCCCGGCCTCTCGGAGCGGCGCGGCTACGCGGTCAATTGGCTGGTGGCCGAGGATCCGCGGGGGAAGGAGATCCGCGTCCGCCTCACCGGGGAGGCCTACCTGGGAATCGTCGCGGCGACGAACTTCAAGCAACGGACGCGGAAAATGCTCGAGTATTACCACGCCGATCGGAAGCACTACGCCGTGGCCGGAACGCCGAACCGCCTCGAGTACGACCAGGGCTTCTTCGTCAAGAACGGCGACGGCGCTGCCGACTTCAAGCCGATCGCTCATCTGTACAAGACTCAGGTCTATCAGCTCGCGGAATATGTCGGCATCCCCGCGGACGTCCGGAGCCGCCCCCCCACGACGGATACCTATTCACTCCCTCAATCGCAGGACGAGTTCTACTTCTCGCTCCCGCACGGGCAGCTGGACCTCTGTCTCTACGGATGGAACCACAGGATTCCCGCTGCCGACGTGGCCGCGGTCGCCGATTTGACTGAGCCACAGGTCGAATGGGTCTACCGCGACATCGAAGCGAAGCGGCGGGCGACACGGTACCTCCACTCGAAACCTCTCCTGATCGAGGATATGCCAGAGGTCGGGGTCTGAAGGGCCCCCACCCATGGCCTATTCCGTCCATTCGGTCGACGTCGAGTCCGGACGTGGGCGACGCCGATCGCGAATCGTTCGAGTCGAAATTCCAATGGATCTATCGGGACAATCCCGCGGGGCCCGCGATCGTCTGGATCCTTCACGATGAAGGCTCCCGCCGGGACGTGGGACTCGCCACGATCTTTCCGCGGCTCTTCCGCGTCCGTGGCCGCTCCGTGCGCGCCGGGATCGCCGGAGACCTTCAGGTCCACGAAGGGCATCGACAGGCGGGCCCCGCGCTCCAGCTCGAGCGCGCGGCCGTGCAGGGCGCCTGGGAGCGCGGCATCGAGTTCATGTACGGGTTTCCCAACGCGCTCGCGGAGCCGGTCATGAAGCGGATCGGCTATCGGAGGGTGGGACCCCGCGCACGCTACGTGAAGATCCTCCGCACGGCGCCCTACTTTGCCCGGCACCGCGGG
Above is a window of Candidatus Eisenbacteria bacterium DNA encoding:
- a CDS encoding acyl--CoA ligase, which produces MRVEEFLRESAQRAPDKVALIAQGTRHTYRELDRRSDSLASALISAGVQRGDLVAIFLDNSVEAAIGLFAALKTGAVFLIINATTKSDALAFILNDCRAVGLISHARLESVIVGMTAATPSLRWTSLVGGGKESPLAGARGLEWNEVTRPDGPALAPSPPASSNDADLAMIIYTSGSTGFPKGVMMAHSNVVNVSASIIQYLENSSSDIILSVLPLSFGYGLYQLLVTIRSGGTLVLERTFAYPARIMEMLAQEQVTGFPIIPTMAALMLQMKGLKPGQFPRLRYITNAAAALPPAHIRAIRDLFPSTKLYSMYGQTECTRVCYLPPHLLEKKPGSVGIAIPNTEVYIVNESSERVGPGVVGELVVRGPHVMRGYWERDEETARALRPGPLPGERVLHTGDLFTMDAEGCLYFVSRKDDIIKTRGEKVSPKEVETVIASLPGVAEAAVVGMPDPVLGEAVKAIVVVRAGAKVSAQDVLRHCAGRLETFMIPKLVEFRESLPHTPNGKVNKRELRLQAAGEVPS
- the nadE gene encoding NAD(+) synthase; its protein translation is MSPPKFSHKALELDAARSCSEIEAAIRDQVTQKLRLRGAVVGLSGGIDSSVVAALCARALGPDRVLGIFMPEADSSGETTGLGRSVAKSLGIESVLEDISGVLEAAGCYQRRDDAIRSVLPEYGAGYKSKIVLPGLSERRGYAVNWLVAEDPRGKEIRVRLTGEAYLGIVAATNFKQRTRKMLEYYHADRKHYAVAGTPNRLEYDQGFFVKNGDGAADFKPIAHLYKTQVYQLAEYVGIPADVRSRPPTTDTYSLPQSQDEFYFSLPHGQLDLCLYGWNHRIPAADVAAVADLTEPQVEWVYRDIEAKRRATRYLHSKPLLIEDMPEVGV